The Streptomyces nitrosporeus genome includes a window with the following:
- a CDS encoding glycosyl hydrolase 115 family protein → MDQQTPHHTSRRALLGAGLGITALTATPLGSLTGLTPQASAASAGLRPTDPGAYISFTRRPGAFALAESGRAVPVVVSGSDHPGVVRVAGDLRDDIERVTGVRPALTHDTPGRAREIVLIGTIGRSPLIDSLIAAGKLDVSGVRGAWETSLQTVVDKPLPGVDRAFVIAGSDQRGTVFGTYDVSRGIGVSPWYWWDDVRPVHRDALYVLRGRYSQGTPAVKYRGFFVNDENPALGTWAPAYFGPGKAPGFEGGFNADFYAKVFEVMLRLKANYLWPAVWGRAFAEDDPLNHATAKAYGIVMGTSHEAPMMRGIEEWNRHAVAAVRDGAGAVTTPGHDPYGGTGEWSFRRNADAIKAYWREGIRRMADEDFEGVVTLGMRGNGDVSLPDGDGIELMQEIIAAQRAILAEELGSDSAVPQVWTLYKEVQRYWDRGLRVPDDVTVVLTDDNWANVRKLPDHGTDPRTGGYGLYYHFDYVGVGRNYKWVDTASLPNMWDQLHQCHAYGNHGLWVTNVGDLKGNELPTQFFLEYAWNPDRWPLEKLPEWEESYARQNFGAEQAEEIAGVLRAYAALQSRRKPELLNRKITLDPAKDPAKDSSAVVYDDRATPFSLVDYRELERVTEDWQRLDRAAGRVGRRLPASAQDAWYQLVGYEVRASANLYALRQAQFTNLHYAPQGRALTNGLAATAEERLADDFALARRFNTEVAGGKWNGFQTQPHIGYGDIDRYGPNAPWQQPERDNVALPDEIFPAVKRIELPEAAEMGVAVDGSEDWWPAAGQDGTGPELPVFSPYQSQPAQYVEVFNRGREPFSFRIRTGEPWLLADRTRGRVDTQTRVTFRVDWTRAPKGVTRVPVTVTGPGGAEVTVRAVVDHPRTDRKRLGGFVEANGYVSAEADHYHRAVGAGGVTWRRIPGIGRTGSGMEPFPVTAARQSPGGRGPRLEYRVSLFTTGPVTVWAYLSPRNSALATGGLTYAVSFDDDAPQSVDITAVTGSDDGTMNPQWARNTSDNVNRTSTTHRIGRAGVHVLKFWMVDPTVVLQNLVVDTGGLKPSYLGPPESLRID, encoded by the coding sequence ATGGACCAGCAGACCCCGCACCACACCAGCCGCAGGGCGCTCCTCGGGGCGGGCCTCGGTATCACCGCCCTGACCGCGACCCCGCTCGGATCCCTGACGGGGCTCACCCCGCAGGCGTCGGCGGCCTCCGCCGGCCTTCGGCCCACCGACCCCGGGGCGTACATCTCCTTCACCCGCCGCCCCGGCGCGTTCGCACTGGCCGAGTCCGGCCGGGCGGTACCGGTCGTCGTCTCCGGCAGCGACCACCCGGGCGTCGTCCGGGTCGCCGGCGACCTCCGGGACGACATCGAACGGGTCACCGGCGTCCGCCCCGCCCTCACCCACGACACCCCGGGCCGGGCCCGCGAGATCGTCCTGATCGGCACCATCGGCCGCAGCCCGCTGATCGACTCCCTGATCGCCGCCGGCAAGCTGGACGTCTCCGGTGTCCGGGGCGCCTGGGAGACCAGCCTGCAGACCGTCGTCGACAAGCCGCTGCCCGGTGTCGACCGCGCCTTCGTGATCGCGGGCAGCGACCAGCGCGGCACGGTCTTCGGCACGTACGACGTCTCCCGCGGCATCGGTGTCTCCCCCTGGTACTGGTGGGACGACGTCCGGCCCGTGCACCGCGACGCGCTGTACGTCCTGCGCGGCCGGTACAGCCAGGGCACCCCCGCCGTGAAGTACCGCGGCTTCTTCGTCAACGACGAGAACCCCGCGCTCGGCACCTGGGCCCCGGCCTACTTCGGGCCGGGCAAGGCCCCCGGCTTCGAAGGCGGTTTCAACGCGGACTTCTACGCCAAGGTCTTCGAGGTCATGCTGCGCCTCAAGGCCAACTACCTGTGGCCGGCGGTGTGGGGCCGCGCCTTCGCCGAGGACGACCCGCTCAACCACGCCACCGCCAAGGCGTACGGGATCGTCATGGGCACCTCCCACGAGGCGCCCATGATGCGCGGCATCGAGGAGTGGAACCGGCACGCCGTCGCGGCCGTACGCGACGGCGCGGGCGCCGTCACCACCCCCGGCCACGACCCCTACGGCGGCACCGGCGAGTGGTCCTTCCGCCGCAACGCCGACGCGATCAAGGCCTACTGGCGCGAAGGTATCCGGCGCATGGCCGACGAGGACTTCGAGGGGGTCGTCACCCTCGGCATGCGCGGCAACGGCGACGTCAGCCTGCCGGACGGCGACGGCATCGAACTGATGCAGGAGATCATCGCCGCCCAGCGCGCGATCCTCGCCGAGGAACTCGGCTCCGACTCGGCCGTCCCCCAGGTCTGGACCCTGTACAAGGAGGTCCAGCGCTACTGGGACCGCGGACTGCGGGTGCCCGACGACGTCACCGTCGTCCTCACCGACGACAACTGGGCCAACGTCCGCAAGCTGCCCGACCACGGCACCGACCCCCGCACCGGCGGCTACGGGCTCTACTACCACTTCGACTACGTCGGCGTGGGACGCAACTACAAATGGGTCGACACCGCCTCGCTGCCCAACATGTGGGACCAGCTCCACCAGTGCCACGCGTACGGCAACCACGGGCTGTGGGTCACCAACGTCGGAGACCTCAAGGGCAACGAGCTGCCCACGCAGTTCTTCCTCGAATACGCCTGGAACCCCGACCGCTGGCCCCTGGAGAAGCTCCCCGAGTGGGAGGAGTCCTACGCCCGGCAGAACTTCGGCGCGGAACAGGCCGAGGAGATCGCCGGCGTCCTGCGCGCCTACGCCGCGCTCCAGTCCCGCCGCAAGCCCGAACTGCTCAACCGGAAGATCACTCTCGACCCCGCCAAGGACCCCGCGAAGGACTCCTCGGCCGTGGTCTACGACGACCGGGCCACCCCCTTCAGCCTGGTGGACTACCGGGAGCTGGAACGCGTCACCGAGGACTGGCAGCGGCTGGACAGGGCCGCCGGACGCGTCGGACGCCGGCTCCCGGCCTCCGCCCAGGACGCCTGGTACCAGCTGGTCGGCTACGAGGTGCGGGCGAGCGCCAACCTCTACGCCCTGCGCCAGGCGCAGTTCACCAACCTGCACTACGCGCCGCAGGGCCGCGCCCTGACCAACGGACTCGCGGCCACGGCCGAGGAGCGGCTCGCCGACGACTTCGCGCTGGCACGCCGCTTCAACACCGAGGTGGCCGGCGGCAAGTGGAACGGCTTCCAGACACAGCCGCACATCGGCTACGGGGACATCGACCGCTACGGCCCCAACGCCCCCTGGCAGCAGCCCGAACGCGACAACGTCGCCCTCCCCGACGAGATCTTCCCCGCCGTCAAGCGCATCGAGCTGCCGGAGGCCGCCGAGATGGGCGTCGCCGTCGACGGTTCGGAAGACTGGTGGCCGGCGGCCGGGCAGGACGGCACCGGACCCGAACTCCCCGTCTTCAGCCCCTACCAGAGCCAGCCCGCCCAGTACGTCGAGGTCTTCAACCGCGGCCGGGAACCCTTCTCCTTCCGGATCCGCACGGGCGAACCCTGGCTGCTCGCCGACCGGACGCGCGGCCGGGTGGACACCCAGACGAGGGTCACCTTCCGGGTCGACTGGACCCGCGCCCCCAAGGGCGTCACCCGGGTTCCGGTCACCGTCACCGGCCCCGGAGGAGCCGAGGTCACCGTACGGGCCGTGGTCGACCACCCGCGGACCGACCGCAAGCGGCTCGGCGGCTTCGTCGAGGCCAACGGATACGTCTCGGCCGAGGCCGACCACTACCACCGGGCCGTCGGGGCGGGCGGCGTCACCTGGCGGCGCATCCCCGGCATCGGCCGCACCGGCTCGGGCATGGAGCCCTTCCCGGTGACCGCGGCACGGCAGAGCCCCGGCGGCCGGGGGCCCAGGCTGGAGTACAGGGTCAGCCTCTTCACCACCGGCCCGGTCACCGTCTGGGCGTACCTCTCGCCGCGCAACAGCGCGCTGGCCACCGGCGGCCTCACCTACGCCGTCTCCTTCGACGACGACGCGCCGCAGTCCGTCGACATCACGGCGGTGACCGGTTCGGACGACGGCACCATGAACCCGCAGTGGGCCCGCAACACCTCCGACAACGTCAACCGCACCAGCACCACGCACCGCATAGGGCGCGCGGGGGTCCATGTGCTGAAATTCTGGATGGTCGACCCGACGGTGGTGCTGCAGAACCTGGTGGTCGACACCGGCGGCCTCAAGCCCAGCTACCTGGGCCCGCCGGAGAGTCTCCGGATCGACTGA